Proteins encoded within one genomic window of Episyrphus balteatus chromosome 1, idEpiBalt1.1, whole genome shotgun sequence:
- the LOC129909761 gene encoding uncharacterized protein K02A2.6-like, which translates to MSRVLRLILHGWPTIFESSEELIPYIRRKTELSTHKGCILWGSRVVVPPTYQNQILKLLHGYHPGINLMKAYSRSYVWWPNLDKQIELEVQRCDQCQRNKGNPPAAPRQFIKPPEDPWNILHIDFAGPFQGYIFLVVVDSMSKWLEVKIVRNMSSTEVKNKLREVFAIHGQPKRVISDNGTAFVSAEMQQFYTANGIKYNSTAPYHPSSNGQAERMVQYLKTSLKTMSEGDMQTKLQRILFKQHTTPNTTTGKTPAEQLMGRRLRAALDAMHPDDGQINPVSPDSSFGQVRSFKIGDTIYFRNYSIGPLWLEGEIIEVTGPVSYVVKSTDNKIGRRHIDQIKRRLTDNQSRSTDSQTFEIPCRGDDTEDRQREDLTLENSSLPPSTTTETVVTPYSQEQEEQNVKSNDDILAPTTSAKQVPDNVTRYGRVIKAPERLGIN; encoded by the coding sequence ATGTCAAGAGTTTTGCGGCTAATTTTACATGGATGGCcaacaatttttgaaagttcaGAAGAACTTATTCCGTATATCCGTAGGAAGACGGAACTCTCTACTCATAAGGGCTGTATCTTGTGGGGTAGTAGAGTAGTTGTACCTCCCACatatcaaaatcaaattttgaaacTTCTTCATGGTTATCATCCGGGAATAAATTTAATGAAGGCCTATTCCCGTAGCTATGTGTGGTGGCCTAACCTTGATAAGCAAATtgaattagaagtccaacgctgTGACCAATGTCAAAGAAATAAAGGAAATCCACCAGCGGCACCGCGACAATTTATTAAACCCCCAGAAGATCCATGGAACATTTTACATATAGATTTTGCTGGACCATTCCAGGGATATATATTTTTGGTCGTAGTTGACTCTATGTCAAAGTGGCTTGAAGTAAAAATAGTACGCAATATGTCATCGACCgaagtgaaaaataaattgcgTGAGGTATTTGCTATACATGGCCAACCCAAAAGAGTTATTTCAGATAATGGTACGGCTTTTGTGTCTGCTGAAATGCAGCAGTTTTATACTGCAAATGGTATTAAGTACAATTCAACAGCTCCATACCACCCATCCAGTAATGGACAAGCGGAACGTATGGTTCAATACTTGAAGACATCTCTCAAGACCATGTCAGAGGGAGACATGCAGACCAAACTGCAACGTATTCTGTTTAAACAACACACGACACCGAACACAACAACAGGAAAAACACCAGCGGAGCAGCTGATGGGACGAAGGCTTCGAGCTGCATTAGATGCCATGCATCCGGATGATGGACAGATAAATCCGGTGAGTCCAGATTCATCTTTTGGTCAGGTAAGAAGTTTTAAGATTGGAGATActatttattttcgaaattattcGATTGGACCGCTCTGGCTGGAAGGTGAAATTATCGAAGTAACTGGTCCCGTTTCCTATGTAGTAAAATCAACTGATAATAAAATCGGTCGCCGTCATATCGATCAAATCAAACGCCGCCTAACCGACAACCAAAGCCGCTCAACCGACAGCCAAACGTTTGAGATTCCATGTAGAGGTGATGACACTGAGGATCGTCAGCGAGAAGACTTAACCCTAGAAAACTCATCCCTGCCAccatcaacaacaacagaaaCCGTAGTTACACCTTATTCACAAGAGCAAGAGGAACAAAATGTTAAATCAAATGATGATATCTTAGCCCCCACCACCTCCGCAAAACAAGTTCCTGATAATGTCACCCGTTATGGACGAGTGATAAAAGCGCCTGAACGCTTGGGAATAAACTAA